DNA sequence from the Armigeres subalbatus isolate Guangzhou_Male chromosome 1, GZ_Asu_2, whole genome shotgun sequence genome:
gcggttggggtgctaccaatggcggatcgaatatctctccagccatcttcaagagacgctgcgcctagctgctcttccgcccaatattaagccgcggcgtccgacttcgacgcgtgttgtacaccgtcgagagcaggcatactgcaacgaggtagtggtcggattcaatgttcgcactgcggtaagtgcggacgttcgtgatgtcggagaagaatttaccgtcgattagatcgtggtcgatttggtttacCGTTTCTTGGATAGATGATCTCCATGTGTCCTTGCGGATATTCTTGAGGGACAAGAAAGTGCTTTGGACAACCATTCCACTGGAggttgcaaagtttatgcatcatcggccgttgtcattcgatacggtgtgcagactatccgatacggtgtgcaggtctatacatttcctcccttcctacctgtgcgttcatgacgtcccgcagtgggtatccatcgtatgtctgctccagctgtgcgtagaacgcttctttctcgtcgtcgggtctcccttcgtgtgggcagtgcacgttgatgatgctatagttgaagaaacggcctttaatcctcagcttgcacatccttgcgttgattggctgccacccaatcacacgatggcgcatcttttccagcactatgaagccggttcccagcttgttggtggtgccacagctttggtagaaggtagccgctcgatgaccgcttttccacattttctgtcctgtctagcaaatttcctgcagcgccacgacgtcgaagttgcggggatgtaattcatcgtagattatcctgtcgcaacctgcgaaacctttattcgtcgcctaagtctttgccgattatatcgagtcgtattatctcttatattgttcgtaattattggttttccaggcggcttattgggcttgcgcaaacctcctgtctcgtcggagggccgtcgtgtcagggctgtttagcgtcccacctaacaccagggcctgtgcgctttgagcggcacacggtcgctttggtgggcctacttgcggatacatgcagctttttataggaatttaacagggcccactgtcaaaccccaacacatcctaggcaagccccacaactcgcagatggcttggggagggatcgtcaagccaaGAACcagtatcttcttcttcattggcattacatcccccactgggacattgccgcctcgcagtttagtgatcattaagcacttccacagttattaactgcgaggtttctaagccaagttaccatttttgcattcgtatcatgaggctaacacgatgataccttatgcccagggaagtcgagacaaaaattgcctagacaggcaccgggaatcgaacccagcgtGAACTAGAACGTGAATGTCAAGTCACTTTTGTGTGAAAGGAATGGCAGTAAGaacaatatttgttttcatttaaatCTGACTTGAAGATTGTTTACGATGCAGGTATGTGGGTTTTTCGTAAATGccgaagctgcaatcacacTAACACAATTTCACTTAAATTGTTTACGTATTATATTAATCAAGATTTTTAATGAAAGtcacgtgaatttcaggtgaacaTTACTAACGTCACAAAACAATCGTCGTTAGATCAGTTACCTGATTTTTCACGTGCatatgacgtgatgattttttagagtgattattttctatttaaaaCTAGCGAAAAAaaccagctttgcccgggtgtaaCAAATGTCACAATAAACTATTttcagcaccgcactctagatcaatttccgtgcgtttgttttgttttcctccaCAACTGACCCAAAATGGAATTCTAATGATTACTCaaatttccccgttaaattcacatttttttttgtatatacaaaccttgcggatcccaaaacgaatcaggaaaaaaatcttaaatcggtcaacccgttcgcgagttgaatcgtcaggaaggaaatctcaactcatttttattatatagaagataaacCGAATCGAACTGCATGCCCAAAAGTTATTGTCagaacaaaactttttttttatatgtactGTTTAAGCAGTTTTCTTTAACAGATTGGATCTATAGTTCGGACTATAGACTAAAAGTtaaggtcaaaatactatttctatATTGCACGAGAACGGCAGTCTTATCGCTTGATGGATTAATCAgtgtttttatatttatattaataCATACTTTATATGATGAAGAAAACTCttgatttttgatttaaaaaaattgaaaattaaaaaaatcctgtggcatacattttagttcatattttatttctcattGCTTCCAGGTATTAAAAGTGGAAAGACACCCGGCTTCGAAGAAATATACAATAATACTGGACCGACGAATACCACAGTGTACTGTGGTGGTTTCCCTCCAAATATTATTACTGATGCATTGATGCATAAGCATTTTGGATTATTTGGACAAATCCAAGACGTTCGAGTGTTCAAAGACAAAGGATACGCATTTatcaagtttaataataagGAATCTGCAGCGAGAGCCATAGAAGGCACTCATAATAGTGAGATCCAAGGCTATGCTGTGAAATGCTACTGGGGTAAGGAGAATGGAGGAGAAATGGCAAGTAATGGTATAAATGCAGTAGCGGCTGCTGGTATGGTTGGCATTGGTATCAATAGCATAGCAGGAAGCCCATTACAATCGTCGAATGCAGCAGCGGCGGCGGCCGCGGCCGCAGCTGCTGCCGCAGCACAAACGCATGGTGGAAATCCACAACTATCTCAGGCGGCTGCTGCTGGAGCCGCTCAATATCCTTACTCGGCTGCCTATGGTCAAATGGGATACTGGTATCCGGTAAGTTTTATTTCGTTAGCAACTAACTTCATaatagtaggggaactgttccgttttcgatctcactgaacatatattcatctcatcgcaaaacaaagaaatacagcaccaatcacgtcgcttctttttgctaacacgcgtgctcactggtgaaagaaatcacaaaaataagaaacaaaccaaatttctttttattgctttgtttttgatgggatggaaataagagctatgagatgaagtgccgaaccgtttccCGTATAtctattttttgtttatccTAAAACAGTGGTATGTCTAATAAGTATTAGGTCTTCGCACATACAACTCTTTGatcttgttttttttacatttacaGGGATATCCTCAAATGCAAACACAGTATATGCAACAAGGGTATGCGGCATACCCTTATGCATATGCTGCCGCCAGTCCACAGCAGGCAGGAACTGCTGGTATGTTCGGTAACGTAATGtagatttttatttatcatttagTTTGACAAGTATTGTTTTCCAGGATACCGCATGATGCAGCCAAATATGGCTGCTGCTGGATGGGGAATGCAAACCGTTCCAGGAGTCGCCACCAATggggcagcagcagcagccgccGCAGCTGCAGCTGCTGCCTCTTCTCAACAACCTATGATGTATGCGGCGATGCCACAGTTTCAGACGCAATGAGATATATTGAAAAACTGCCCCAACAACAGCATTGTCAATAAAATAGTAGGAGTCACTACAGCATCAGCAGGGCCTAACAGCCATCAACCAACCGCTCATTTCAATCTGATTACCAATTCAGCAGTTGCGGCAGCTGCAGCAGCAAATCCTTTGGCAGTAGCCGCAGCGAATATAAACAATAGTTTAATTTCCGCACCACCAATAAGGACCAACACGAATAACACGATTATCCTAGCGGCTCATCAGCAGCATCCGGCAACACTACACCAGCATCATCCTTTCGGAGCCACAACACACCATTTGTTAGCAACACCAGCCAACCCCTCGATCACACCAATTGCAGCGGCAGCCGCTGCCAAACTCTACCATCATCAGCCAACAGCCACGATAGTCAATTCGATACTTGCACCAAACTCATCTAGTTCTGCTGCTTCTTTGTGTAACCTACAAACTGCTAATAATTGTCAGTTACCGGTGCGTACGATCACTGCAGTTGTTGGTGCAATGACTACTGTTGCCACTTTGGCATCGACCGCAGCAACGACGGTGCTTACCCCCTCTTCCGGAAACGCCAATGGAATCGTTCCTCAAAGCAATGGTAGTAATAATAGTACTAATATCAATTGTAACAGTAGCAGTAACAGTATTGCAGCCGCCGTTGCTGCTATTATAAACAATAATTTGAACTATAAATACAGCAGCAACAGCGGAAATATCAACAGCAGCAATATGCTTCATAACACCGGTATGAAAGTTCCATTAAGTAGTTCAAGCAGTATCGAAACAAATAATCTAAAACATAAACTCAGTAATGAAAGCGACGAAGGAAGCGGTAAGTTGCAGCCATCGAATGGAATGGAAGACGAAAGCCCTGTATGCAAGAAGATGATGCTGGAAAGTGGGAGTAGTAACGTTGCGAGCGGAACTGATGGAAGTATTAGCAGTCCAGATGTACCCTTATCAACGGCAACATCAATCACAGAATCAACTACGATTGCCGCCATGGATAACAGCAAGCAGGAGAGATGAATAAACGCCAGGGTGAAAATTGTGAGAAATTGCGTACCATATGCTGGTTCGGTAGGCTATTTTAATTTCCGACCACGACCGTAAACGGTGAGTGTAGAACAGCTAAACTGTTTTAAGCCATTCGTTTGCATTATCTGTTGGACTTTTTTGTACAGCCAATTCCATCTGGGTCTGTATAATTTTCTCATTAGACAAGTGTGTAGGAAACAGTTTAtgtaattaatttattaattggTTCTCATTTTTAGATGAAAGGGTATTGTATTACCGTTTATGTAACGACCACTAGAGTGAGGCACAACTGCAAATTTTGATAAGTTTGTGAAAACTAGAgcaataatttataaaattgttgttttgattgttttattttttgctaCTATAAACTCAAGAAACGCAAACAAATACCCTAATATATGCAGGAACGGCAGACTCTGATCAAAGCATCGTcgaatttaattattattgtcGTTTGATTCAACATGATACAACATATCGGAAATAACATCGAATGATAAAAGACCGTTTTGTTGACATAAAACAATAATTGTGATATATTTTTGAAAGTCTTGTTTACTAGTTTAGTCAAGGCATTTTTTACTCTAAATAGAGTATGTATTCATGTACCATAATTTCGTTTACTTGAACCGCTGAAGCATGTTAATTTCATATTTAACAAATATTGATGGTACATGAATCGAAAATTCTTGGTTAGAAAGGAATGCAAATGCGATTATTAGAAAAGCTTTTTTTGGCTGAATTCTTAAATTAGGTACGCGTGTTTGTTTCAGaagacaaaaataaatttttctctATAATCCTTTGTTTTCGTAGTAGGGGGATATAATTTATACATGGGCAAGAATCCTtgacaatttttaaaatattccaGTATTTTGCCCTATAAGAGAGgcgaaattaaaataaatggtaatttttatcatatttttggaaaaaatattaaacttgaaacaattttcaatcaaatttatcgTCACATCGCAGTGCTTGACCAACAGACAGGCTTTGATGAGGCAAACACTAGCAAAATTGATAGGTGGTTGCTAGCCCACCACTAGAACATTTGAATTTCCTGTTAAAAAGGTTCTTCTTCAGCGGCTCTACATTCCAGCTAGAACtaagcctgcttttcaacttaattgaaaaaaatctgagAGATTGCTGAAATATTGAGTTCAGATAGTCAGTCACATTAGGCAACAAAAAGCATTCATAGCAGGATAGGTTTCTTTTGGTTTCACAGCGCAATAATCTTCAACAGAATTAGAAATATCGTTAAAATCCATAATCTATATAAAGCGGTGtctattttcaataattccattTGTTTCCAACGGGCTTAACGAAATTAACCAATATTTTCTGCGCACTTTAGGGCACTCCTTATAATGACAACATTTGAAAACGATTGATGTTCTTATATGCGAAAACAAGTCTTTGTTCGATGTCATGCCGTAGTATCGCTTTACGTTGACCCTTTGCAAATGAATATACTTGTCACTTTCACCTGTCAAACGGTGGATCAAGTGCACCAGAGTCTATCATATATTGTCGGGCCGGCACCAAACCGGAcagcgcgattgagcactcgcgctgcgacgcgagtcgcgacaatttgaaatatttcattagtagtgcgcatcatgcacgcatagatgtactatcatgcgcagtaatcagaaatgagttgcgacgtctgataactgcagatatttcattttattgaaaacaaattttcgattttctactataca
Encoded proteins:
- the LOC134205201 gene encoding nucleolysin TIAR isoform X1, giving the protein MTEEAYPKTLYVGNLDQSVTEDLLCALFGQMGAVKSCKIIREASSDPYAFIEYTNHQSAQTALAAMNKRLFLKKEIKVNWATSPGNQPKTDTSQHHHIFVGDLSPEIETETLREAFAPFGEISNCRIVRDPQTLKSRGYAFVSFVKKAEAENAIQMMNGQWLGSRSIRTNWSTRKPPAPRENIKGIKSGKTPGFEEIYNNTGPTNTTVYCGGFPPNIITDALMHKHFGLFGQIQDVRVFKDKGYAFIKFNNKESAARAIEGTHNSEIQGYAVKCYWGKENGGEMASNGINAVAAAGMVGIGINSIAGSPLQSSNAAAAAAAAAAAAAAQTHGGNPQLSQAAAAGAAQYPYSAAYGQMGYWYPGYPQMQTQYMQQGYAAYPYAYAAASPQQAGTAGMFGYRMMQPNMAAAGWGMQTVPGVATNGAAAAAAAAAAAASSQQPMMYAAMPQFQTQ
- the LOC134205201 gene encoding nucleolysin TIAR isoform X2, with translation MTEEAYPKTLYVGNLDQSVTEDLLCALFGQMGAVKSCKIIREASSDPYAFIEYTNHQSAQTALAAMNKRLFLKKEIKVNWATSPGNQPKTDTSQHHHIFVGDLSPEIETETLREAFAPFGEISNCRIVRDPQTLKSRGYAFVSFVKKAEAENAIQMMNGQWLGSRSIRTNWSTRKPPAPRENIKGIKSGKTPGFEEIYNNTGPTNTTVYCGGFPPNIITDALMHKHFGLFGQIQDVRVFKDKGYAFIKFNNKESAARAIEGTHNSEIQGYAVKCYWGKENGGEMASNGINAVAAAGMVGIGINSIAGSPLQSSNAAAAAAAAAAAAAAQTHGGNPQLSQAAAAGAAQYPYSAAYGQMGYWYPGYPQMQTQYMQQGYAAYPYAYAAASPQQAGTAGYRMMQPNMAAAGWGMQTVPGVATNGAAAAAAAAAAAASSQQPMMYAAMPQFQTQ